The Humulus lupulus chromosome 4, drHumLupu1.1, whole genome shotgun sequence genome has a window encoding:
- the LOC133829817 gene encoding probable glycerol-3-phosphate dehydrogenase [NAD(+)] 1, cytosolic, which yields MVGAADGVIHNEYSNGLVHNSNGLIEEKIDEIRRLLGKAEGDPLKIVGVGAGAWGSVFIAMLQDCYGHLREKVLIRIWRRPGRAVDKATAEHLFEIINSREDVLRRLIRRCAYLKYVEARLGDRTLYADEILKDGFCVNMIDTPLCPLKVVTNLQEAVWDADILVNGLPSTETREVFEEISKYWKERIAMPVIISLSKGVEAELELEPRIITPTQMINRATGVPIENILYLGGPNIASEIYNKEYANARICGAEKWRKPLATFLRQPHFIVWDNGDLVTHEVMGGLKNVYAIGAGMVAALTNESATSKSVYFAHCTSEMIFITHLLAEEPEKLAGPLLADTYVTLLKGRNAWYGQKLAKKELSLEMGDSIKGKGMIQGVSAVKAFFELLSHSSLSVLHPEENKHVAPVELCPILKMLYKILIKREFSSQAILQTLRDETMNDPRDRIQIAQTHVFYRPSLLGQP from the exons ATGGTTGGGGCTGCTGATGGTGTGATTCATAATGAGTATTCAAATGGATTGGTACATAATTCAAATGGTTTAATTGAAGAGAAGATTGATGAGATCCGTAGGCTTTTGGGCAAAGCTGAAGGTGATCCCCTGAAGATAGTTGGTGTAGGTGCTGGTGCTTGGGGTAGCGTCTTTATTGCCATGTTGCAGGATTGTTATGGTCATCTAAGAGAAAAGGTTTTGATAAGAATTTGGAGAAGACCTGGAAGAGCAGTTGATAAAGCCACAGCTGAACATTTATTTGAAATAATCAACTCGAGAGAAGATGTGCTCAGGAGACTAATCAGACGCTGTGCTTATTTGAAATATGTGGAGGCAAGACTAGGTGATCGAACGCTCTATGCTGATGAGATATTGAAAGATGGATTTTGTGTAAATATGATTGACACCCCTCTTTGCCCCTTGAAGGTTGTCACTAACTTGCAGGAGGCTGTGTGGGATGCTGATATTTTGGTAAATGGATTGCCCTCAACAGAAACTCGTGAAGTGTTTGAAGAGATTAGCAAGTATTGGAAAGAGAGAATAGCAATGCCAGTTATCATTTCTCTGTCTAAAGGTGTAGAGGCTGAACTGGAGCTTGAGCCACGGATTATTACTCCTACACAAATGATCAATCGAGCTA CTGGAGTTCCAATCGAAAACATTCTCTATCTCGGAGGACCTAATATTGCCTCAGAAATATACAACAAGGAATATGCTAATGCTCGGATATGTGGAGCAGAAAAATGGAGAAAACCATTGGCTACATTTTTGAGACAACCCCATTTTATAGTGTGGGACAATGGTGATCTAGTTACGCATGAAGTAATGGGTGGTTTAAAAAACGTCTATGCCATTGGAGCTG GAATGGTGGCTGCTCTAACAAATGAAAGTGCCACCAGCAAATCAGTGTATTTTGCACACTGCACATCTGAAATGATATTCATCACACATCTTTTGGCAGAAGAACCAGAGAAACTTGCAGGGCCTTTGCTTGCTGATACTTACGTGACCTTGTTGAAGGGTCGTAATGCATGGTATGGACAAAAGTTAGCCAAAAAGGAGTTGAGCCTTGAAATGGGTGATAGCATCAAGGGCAAGGGTATGATTCAG GGCGTCTCTGCTGTGAAAGCATTTTTTGAGTTGCTAAGCCATTCATCCTTGAGTGTTTTACACCCCGAAGAAAACAAGCACGTTGCTCCGGTTGAGCTCTGTCCTATACTGAAAATGCTCTATAAAATTCTTATTAAAAG GGAATTTTCATCACAAGCTATTCTTCAAACATTAAGAGACGAAACGATGAATGATCCGAGAGATCGTATCCAGATTGCTCAAACTCATGTGTTCTACAGGCCATCACTTCTTGGCCAACCTTGA